One genomic segment of Streptococcus salivarius includes these proteins:
- a CDS encoding HAD hydrolase-like protein: protein MSLTHIFFDLDGTLVDSSEGIHNGFVQTFERLGLPVPSDQKIRTFMGPPLEVTFKEEVSEEGAAKAVKIYRDYYETKGQLEAHLYDGIKEVLEQLSKDPNKKIFITTSKNEPIALEMCQHLGITEYFEGIYGSTPAAFHKADVLQRAITENQAPKDQSVIVGDTKFDLIGGKTVGIKTIAVTWGFGANETLLAENPDFVTETPQELWDILK, encoded by the coding sequence ATGTCACTCACACACATTTTTTTCGACCTTGATGGTACTCTCGTTGATAGTTCTGAGGGAATCCACAATGGTTTTGTTCAAACTTTTGAAAGACTAGGCCTTCCTGTTCCTAGTGATCAGAAAATTCGTACCTTTATGGGACCACCTCTCGAGGTAACCTTTAAAGAAGAGGTTAGTGAAGAAGGTGCTGCCAAAGCTGTCAAGATTTATCGTGACTATTATGAGACCAAAGGACAATTGGAAGCTCACCTCTATGATGGCATTAAGGAAGTTCTTGAACAACTTAGTAAAGACCCTAACAAGAAAATCTTTATCACAACTTCAAAAAATGAACCTATTGCCCTAGAAATGTGCCAACACCTTGGGATTACTGAATATTTTGAAGGTATTTATGGATCTACCCCTGCTGCTTTTCATAAGGCTGATGTTTTGCAGCGTGCCATTACTGAAAATCAAGCGCCTAAAGACCAGTCCGTCATTGTTGGTGATACCAAGTTTGATTTGATTGGTGGAAAAACAGTTGGCATCAAAACAATAGCGGTGACCTGGGGATTCGGGGCTAACGAAACCCTATTAGCAGAAAATCCAGATTTTGTAACTGAGACTCCCCAAGAACTTTGGGATATTTTGAAATAA
- a CDS encoding nucleoside phosphorylase, giving the protein MIHKHEIPILEFDDNPQAVIMPTHEDLDLDLPARCVYAFLEEEIERYANAVGAEKVGEFVSATKTYPIFVMTYNGEEICLAQAPVGSAAAAQFLDWLIGYGVKQIISTGTCGVLVNMKENVFLIPTRALRDEGASYHYVAPSRYIDMNKQALEAIEKTLKQKKIPYEEVMTWSTDGFYRETPDKVSYRIEEGCSVVEMECSALAAVAQLRGAIWGLLLFTADSLADIDNYDQRAWGSEAFDKALELCLDIIVQM; this is encoded by the coding sequence ATGATACACAAACATGAAATTCCAATTTTAGAGTTTGATGATAATCCTCAGGCTGTGATTATGCCGACCCATGAGGATTTAGATTTGGACTTGCCGGCTAGGTGCGTCTACGCCTTTTTAGAGGAAGAAATCGAACGCTATGCGAATGCTGTTGGCGCTGAAAAAGTTGGAGAGTTTGTCTCTGCCACCAAAACTTATCCTATATTTGTTATGACTTACAATGGGGAGGAGATTTGCTTGGCTCAAGCTCCAGTTGGATCAGCTGCAGCTGCACAATTTCTTGATTGGTTAATTGGTTATGGCGTAAAACAAATCATTTCAACTGGAACTTGTGGCGTTTTGGTAAACATGAAGGAAAATGTTTTTTTGATTCCTACTAGAGCGTTGAGGGATGAAGGAGCGAGTTACCACTATGTAGCTCCATCCCGCTATATAGACATGAATAAACAAGCTCTGGAAGCTATTGAGAAAACTTTAAAACAAAAGAAAATCCCCTATGAAGAGGTCATGACATGGTCGACAGATGGTTTTTATAGAGAAACACCAGATAAGGTTTCCTATCGCATTGAAGAGGGCTGTAGTGTTGTAGAGATGGAATGTTCTGCACTTGCAGCAGTTGCTCAACTTCGAGGAGCTATTTGGGGATTGCTACTCTTTACGGCAGATTCCCTTGCAGATATTGACAATTACGATCAAAGAGCTTGGGGCTCAGAGGCTTTTGATAAGGCTTTGGAGCTTTGTCTGGATATCATTGTTCAGATGTAA
- a CDS encoding VWA domain-containing protein → MATTTETVNKTTVVEVVKEADVVNRQEVKGTTDIVFIVDKSGSMDSHITDVANNIEKFVRDLESKNVQARLGLVDYESSKNTTYHDFGGSKFTTDTNAFVGKLKAIRTTGSDEEATTALSHIAISPDYTWGTGKNNRRFAFLVTDEDIDLTPKKPTKDATLKALQDAGISLTVVGKKYDEKDFDPLVKGTNGLYLDIDKDFADLLNKQFSNYVIETVQEGRVYRIQTDTYEVIATTHLVTKATNQPETVQLATPTVPGNVYYVEGTVYEAPTPLQPTHKELPETGSSQSAALVSLGLINAALGLGMAVKPKRN, encoded by the coding sequence GTGGCAACAACGACTGAAACGGTCAATAAAACGACTGTTGTCGAGGTTGTTAAAGAGGCTGATGTGGTGAATCGCCAAGAAGTCAAGGGAACTACTGACATCGTCTTTATTGTCGATAAATCTGGTTCAATGGACAGCCATATCACTGACGTAGCTAATAACATTGAAAAATTTGTGCGTGATTTGGAATCTAAAAATGTGCAAGCACGTCTTGGTTTGGTTGACTATGAATCAAGCAAAAACACAACTTACCATGATTTCGGAGGTTCTAAATTCACCACGGATACGAACGCTTTTGTTGGTAAATTAAAAGCCATCCGTACTACTGGCTCAGACGAGGAAGCAACAACAGCATTATCACATATTGCAATTTCACCTGATTATACTTGGGGAACTGGTAAGAACAATCGTCGCTTCGCCTTCTTGGTCACTGACGAAGATATCGACCTTACTCCAAAAAAGCCAACTAAAGATGCTACACTAAAAGCCCTTCAAGATGCTGGGATTTCTTTGACCGTAGTTGGTAAGAAATATGATGAAAAAGACTTTGACCCATTGGTAAAAGGTACCAATGGTCTCTACCTCGATATCGATAAAGATTTCGCCGATCTTTTGAACAAGCAATTCTCAAACTACGTGATTGAAACTGTTCAAGAAGGACGTGTTTATCGTATTCAAACGGATACTTATGAAGTGATTGCTACGACTCACTTGGTTACTAAAGCAACTAACCAGCCTGAAACGGTGCAACTAGCAACACCAACTGTTCCAGGAAATGTATACTACGTTGAGGGTACGGTCTACGAGGCACCAACGCCATTGCAACCAACACATAAAGAACTCCCAGAAACAGGTTCTAGCCAATCTGCTGCTCTAGTTTCACTTGGTCTTATCAATGCGGCACTCGGCCTAGGCATGGCAGTCAAACCAAAACGTAACTAA